Proteins encoded together in one Telopea speciosissima isolate NSW1024214 ecotype Mountain lineage chromosome 4, Tspe_v1, whole genome shotgun sequence window:
- the LOC122658287 gene encoding uncharacterized protein LOC122658287 yields MAPSPLHPKSSRHARSISLPSRSHPLTLQVEGQLHRLRASEATSSSMCFNLGGLKDLYDGVNDLLHLPLTQQTLAQELGQKWVDEVLDGSLRSLDVCGTARDVLSQMKQSVTELQSSVRRIRGESGLSNEVEAYNMSRKKVTKVISKCLGDLRKVQKQRALSSLLDKNHDIVAMVSVLREVEVITLSMFESLLSFVSRPKAMPRPNGWSLVSKLINKKRVAEDEEVMERCEFEKVDVVLSAFVGHKTHKGFEFRHVEAQKRLETLELSIQDLEDGLECIFRSLIKTRVTLLNILNH; encoded by the coding sequence atggctCCCTCTCCTCTGCATCCTAAATCTTCACGCCATGCTCGTTCCATCAGTTTGCCCTCCAGATCTCATCCTCTGACTCTTCAAGTTGAGGGCCAATTGCACAGGTTAAGGGCTTCAGAAGCCACCTCATCATCAATGTGCTTCAACTTGGGTGGCCTCAAAGATTTATATGATGGCGTCAATGATTTGCTTCATTTGCCATTGACCCAACAAACATTAGCCCAAGAACTAGGACAGAAATGGGTGGATGAGGTGTTGGATGGATCTCTCAGGTCGCTGGATGTGTGTGGTACAGCAAGGGATGTTCTTTCACAGATGAAACAATCTGTGACAGAGCTTCAATCTTCCGTCCGTAGAATAAGAGGTGAATCTGGTCTATCAAATGAAGTTGAAGCATACAACATGTCCAGGAAGAAGGTGACTAAGGTGATCAGCAAGTGCCTTGGAGATCTAAGGAAAGTACAGAAGCAGCGTGCACTTTCATCTCTCTTGGACAAAAACCATGACATTGTTGCCATGGTTAGTGTGCTAAGAGAAGTGGAAGTAATCACCCTCTCCATGTTCGAGTCCCTACTGTCGTTCGTATCTCGGCCAAAGGCGATGCCGAGGCCTAACGGTTGGTCTTTGGTTTCGAAATTGATTAACAAGAAACGTGTGGCAGAAGATGAGGAAGTGATGGAGAGATGTGAATTTGAGAAGGTGGATGTCGTGTTGAGTGCCTTCGTTGGCCATAAGACACACAAAGGCTTCGAGTTTAGGCATGTTGAAGCACAGAAGCGATTGGAGACATTGGAGTTGAGCATCCAAGATCTAGAGGATGGATTGGAATGCATCTTCCGGAGTTTGATCAAAACCAGGGTCaccctcctcaacatcctcaacCACTAG
- the LOC122658288 gene encoding uncharacterized protein LOC122658288 translates to MAPSPFHPKASRHARSISLPSRTHPLTLQVEEQLHRLRASEATSSSLASSSSISYNLGGLKDLYDNVNDFLHLPQTQQTLAQERRENWVDEVLDGSLRMLDVCGTARDVLSQMKDCVTELQSSLHRIRGESGLANEVEKQRAFSSLLDKNHSIAAMVSVLREVEAITLSMFESLLSFLSGPKTMSRPNGWSLVSKLINKKCVAEDEEVMERSEFEKVDVTLGAFIGHQTHKGFELRHVEAQKLLETMELSIRDFESGLECIFRSLIKTRVTLLNILNQ, encoded by the exons ATGGctccttctccttttcatcCTAAAGCTTCACGCCATGCTCGTTCCATCAGTTTGCCATCCAGAACTCATCCGCTTACTCTTCAAGTTGAGGAGCAATTGCACAGATTAAGGGCTTCAGAAGCCACCTCATCATCTTTGGCGTCGTCATCATCAATATCTTACAACTTGGGTGGCCTCAAAGATTTATATGACAACGTCAATGATTTCCTTCACTTGCCACAGACACAACAAACATTAGCCCAAGAACGAAGAGAGAACTGGGTTGATGAGGTTTTGGATGGATCTCTCAGGATGCTGGATGTGTGTGGTACAGCAAGGGATGTTCTTTCACAGATGAAAGACTGTGTGACAGAGCTTCAATCTTCCCTCCATAGAATAAGAGGGGAATCTGGCCTAGCAAATGAagttgaa AAGCAGCGTGCATTCTCCTCCCTCTTAGACAAAAACCACAGCATTGCTGCCATGGTTAGTGTGCTAAGAGAAGTGGAAGCAATCACCCTCTCCATGTTTGAGTCCCTGCTGTCGTTCCTATCTGGACCAAAGACGATGTCAAGGCCTAATGGTTGGTCTTTGGTTTCCAAATTGATTAATAAGAAATGTGTGGCAGAAGATGAGGAAGTGATGGAGAGAAGTGAATTTGAGAAGGTGGATGTCACGTTGGGTGCCTTCATTGGCCATCAGACACACAAAGGCTTCGAGTTGAGGCATGTTGAAGCACAGAAGCTTTTGGAAACAATGGAGTTGAGCATCCGGGATTTTGAGAGTGGACTGGAATGCATTTTTCGGAGTTTGATCAAAACCAGAGTCaccctcctcaacatcctcaacCAATAG
- the LOC122658289 gene encoding uncharacterized protein LOC122658289, whose translation MAPSPLHPKASRHARSISLPSRSHPLTLQVEGQLQRLKASEATSSSMCHNLGGLRDLYDSVNDLLHLPLTQRTLAQELGQKWIDEVLDGSLRSLDVCGTARDVLSQMKQSVTELQSSLRRIRGESGLSNEVEAYNMSRKKVTKVISKCLGDLRKVQKQRAFSSLLDKNHDIVAMVSVLRKVEAITLSMFESLLLFVSRSKAMSRPNGWSLVSNLINKKRVAEDEEVMERCEFEKVDVVLGAFVGHKTHKGFEFRHVEAQKRLETLELSIQDLEDGLECIFRSLIKTRVTLLNILNH comes from the coding sequence atggcTCCCTCTCCTCTGCATCCTAAAGCTTCACGCCATGCTCGTTCCATCAGTTTGCCCTCCAGATCTCATCCTCTGACTCTTCAAGTTGAGGGCCAATTGCAGAGGTTAAAGGCTTCAGAAGCCACCTCGTCATCAATGTGCCACAACTTGGGTGGCCTCAGAGATTTATATGATAGCGTCAATGATTTGCTTCATTTGCCATTGACCCAAAGAACATTAGCCCAAGAACTTGGACAGAAATGGATTGATGAGGTGTTGGATGGATCTCTCAGGTCGCTGGATGTGTGTGGTACAGCAAGGGATGTTCTTTCACAGATGAAACAATCTGTGACAGAGCTTCAATCTTCCCTCCGTAGAATAAGAGGTGAATCTGGTCTATCAAATGAAGTTGAAGCATACAACATGTCCCGGAAGAAGGTGACTAAGGTGATCAGCAAGTGCCTTGGAGATCTAAGAAAAGTACAGAAGCAACGTGCATTTTCATCTCTCTTAGACAAAAACCATGACATTGTTGCCATGGTTAGTGTGCTAAGAAAAGTGGAAGCAATCACCCTCTCCATGTTCGAGTCCCTACTGTTGTTCGTATCTCGATCAAAGGCGATGTCGAGGCCTAATGGTTGGTCTTTGGTTTCCAACTTGATTAACAAGAAACGAGTGGCAGAAGATGAGGAAGTGATGGAGAGATGTGAATTTGAAAAGGTGGATGTCGTGTTGGGTGCCTTCGTTGGCCATAAGACACACAAAGGCTTCGAGTTTAGGCATGTTGAAGCACAGAAGCGATTGGAGACATTGGAGTTAAGCATCCAAGATCTAGAGGATGGATTGGAATGCATCTTCCGGAGTTTGATCAAAACCAGGGTCaccctcctcaacatcctcaacCACTAG